Proteins co-encoded in one Bos taurus isolate L1 Dominette 01449 registration number 42190680 breed Hereford chromosome X, ARS-UCD2.0, whole genome shotgun sequence genomic window:
- the LOC526966 gene encoding melanoma-associated antigen B2, whose product MPRGQKSKHCAREKRRQARAETQGLHDQATTSRGEETTSSPPDSESTPSSSSAAGTATGPQGAQGTTSAAAGAIRKRSGVGGAARSRSGVDGAARSRSGVGGAARSRSCVGGATRSRSGVGGAARSRSGVGAEGQVQEGENSSRASAAAESSHTDLLTMESENLVQYMLFQYKMRELIKRSEMVQVIHKRYREQFPEILSRASEQMEMVFGMVLKEVRPNSHCYTLVSNLDLSDSESMRSDWGLMKNGLLMPLLGVIYLNGHRASEEEVWKFLNILGIYDGRMHFIFGDTRKLITEDLVQEEYLEYNQVPGSDPPHYEFLWGPKALTENSKTKVLQFLTKVNDLVPDALLPHYEEALREEAERTGARAATGTGPSASASAGPSALARDGTSAAARAVTSALARPDMSASARAGPSASAWAGPSALARDGTSAAARAGTSASTCAHSRATSSRSSGP is encoded by the coding sequence ATGCCTCGTGGGCAGAAGAGTAAGCACTGTGCTCGTGAGAAACGTCGCCAGGCCCGGGCTGAGACCCAGGGTCTTCATGATCAGGCTACCACATCTAGGGGAGAAGAGACCACCTCCTCCCCTCCTGATTCAGAGAGCACTCCCTCAAGTTCGTCTGCTGCTGGCACCGCCACGGGGCCTCAGGGAGCCCAAGGCACCACCAGTGCTGCTGCAGGTGCTATACGCAAAAGATCTGGTGTCGGTGGCGCAGCACGCTCGAGATCTGGTGTCGATGGCGCAGCACGCTCGAGATCTGGTGTAGGTGGCGCAGCACGCTCGAGATCTTGTGTAGGTGGTGCAACACGCTCGAGATCTGGTGTAGGTGGTGCAGCACGCTCGAGATCTGGTGTAGGTGCCGAGGGCCAAGTTCAGGAAGGTGAAAATTCCTCCCGGGCCTCAGCTGCTGCTGAGAGCTCTCACACAGATCTTCTGACCATGGAGTCAGAGAATTTGGTGCAGTACATGCTGTTTCAGTATAAGATGAGGGAGCTAATTAAGAGGTCAGAAATGGTGCAGGTTATCCACAAAAGGTACAGGGAGCAATTCCCTGAGATCCTCAGCAGGGCCTCTGAGCAGATGGAGATGGTGTTTGGCATGGTGCTGAAGGAAGTCAGGCCCAACAGTCACTGCTATACCCTGGTGAGCAACCTAGATCTCAGCGACAGTGAGTCTATGAGAAGTGACTGGGGGCTGATGAAGAATGGTCTTCTGATGCCTCTGCTGGGTGTCATCTACCTGAATGGCCATCGCGCCTCTGAGGAGGAGGTCTGGAAGTTCCTGAATATTCTGGGCATCTATGATGGAAGAATGCACTTCATCTTTGGAGACACCAGGAAGCTCATCACAGAAGATCTGGTGCAGGAAGAGTACCTGGAATACAACCAGGTGCCTGGCAGCGATCCCCCTCACTATGAGTTCCTGTGGGGTCCTAAAGCGCTCACAGAAAACAGCAAGACGAAAGTCCTGCAGTTTTTGACCAAGGTCAATGATTTGGTCCCCGACGCCTTACTGCCACATTATGAGGAGGCTTtgagagaggaggcagagagaacCGGAGCCAGAGCTGCAACCGGgaccggcccttctgcctcagccagcgctggcccttctgccttggccagggatggcacttctgctgcagccagggctgtcACTTCAGCCTTGGCCAGGCCTGATATGTCTGCCTCggccagggctggcccttctgcctcagcctgggctggcccttctgccttggccagggatggcacttctgctgcagccagggctggcacttctgCCTCAACCTGTGCCCACTCCAGGGCCACATCCAGCCGCTCATCTGGCCCCTAG